Below is a genomic region from Silurus meridionalis isolate SWU-2019-XX chromosome 1, ASM1480568v1, whole genome shotgun sequence.
TTTTCCCCACGTGTTTATAAATGTGCCATTTTGAGGTCGTAATaagttttaaatgaatatgcacgtgtttgtttgtttttctgcacgTGTGGGACACGTGTGTTATTATGTTGACGTTTTCGAAGGCTcatgggcgtgtgtgtgtgtgtgtgtgtgtgtgtgtgtgtgtgtgtgtgtatgtaagatgCTACTTTCTCTGTGCTCGGTGCTTGTGCACATTGGACAGTTATGAATGTCCATAGCAGGAGTCCCGCCTCTGCGCTCGGACGCGTAACGCGCGCTCGCGCTCTCCCGACGCCCGCGTGTCTCCCACCCCGGTCATGGTGAGTCCGGCAGGATGACGTCCAAATGTGAATCCGATTCACCCTCGAACCGCTCCTCCGGAGACGCGATGCTGGAGTCGAACGTGTCCAGATCGGAGCACAACGGCGGCCGGAGCGCCACGTGCGGCTCGGTGTCCGTCGCCTACCCCATCACCATGATGGTCACTGGGATGGTGGGCAACCTCCTGGCCATCATACTGGTCTCCAACGCGTACAGGCGCAAGGAGAACAAGCGCAAGCAGTCGTTCCTGCTGTGCATCGGCTCTCTGGCGCTCACGGATCTGTTCGGGCAGCTTCTCACGAGCCCCATAGTGATCTCCGTGTACCGGGCCGAGCTCCAGTGGGAGCGCGTCGATGCCTCGGGGACCCTGTGCTCGTTCTTCGGCGTGTGCATGACCACTTTCGGCTTGTGCTCGCTGTTCTTCGCGAGCGCCATGGCTGTGGAACGGGCTCTAGCCATCACCGCGCCTCACTGGTACTCCAACAGCATGAAGACCACCGTCACCAAGCACGTGCTCGTCTCCATCTGGTGCCTGTTGCTGTGCTTCGCCCTGCTGCCCATCATCGGGGTGGGGAAGTACACCCTGCAGTGGCCCGGGACCTGGTGCTTCATCAGCACGGGCGACTCGGACGTCAGCGGGAACACGTTTTTCGCCGTGACCTTCGCCGCGCTCGGGATCTCCTCGCTGCTCGTCACGTTCTCGTGCAACGTGGTGACGATCCGTGCGCTCGTGGCGCGCTGTAGGGGAAAGCCCAGCGCGTCTCAGTGGTCCAGGCACTGGGAGAGGCTGACCACCGAGACCGTCATCCAGCTCATGGGGATCATGTGCGTGCTACTCGTCTGCTGGTCTCCTTTACTGGTGTGTATtacgtgtgcgtgtgcgtgtgcgtgtcaTAAAGTGCACGTTATTTCCAATCTCACAAACTTCTAGCTTCTGAAATCAAAGCGCACAGGAAAGCTGAGAATAATCAGAAAATCTATATTTAATTAAACttgttataatataaataaaaaaagtctaaattttTTGCcagaattaatgaattaatcatcATTATCTTAATGTCacaattaactttttttgttactaataataaacaaaataagagttaattaattattgtgtaattacataaaaattcatttttttaaatatttgtattcgttaaaatgctaattattattcttgtcaattattattatttattattatttattattagtattattattatttattattattaatgttagaAATCTCACCATTTTCACATAATTATCTAAACAGTTTGAGCTTCGACATTAAAGTCATTATTTTGCTATAAATCTACACCATAAATTCTAACAACTTCgtctgccatttatttttttattccttttttaaatctggATATAAATTTTCCTGTGTTTCAAATTTTTCCAATCTCTTGGAACAGTTTTCTGAAGTTTATCAGATATTTCTGATCCTTctggaatatttatttattattattctttttttctattctgaAAGTTTAAAAGTCAGCTTGAGGAAAACCTAAACAAGTCCAGATGTCTGAGGAATAAAGTTCTTCTGAGCCAGAGATGTGGGACGATCTTTAATAATGAGCGCTTGTgcataataaaatctaataagcTCTCAGACGTCCAGTTTCTgttcattgttctttttttttttttgccgttttATTTTGGCATTCGTGTTGGTGAATCTTTGCCAGCAGGGAGAAGCTGGAACGCTGGGGCTCTTACAGTCCTGCCATCAGCCATTTGACATTTGCAGGCATCTGGTAGCCATCATGCTGGTGTAGGAGCACAAAGCCGTCATTTGTAGTGCACTTTATTAGCATGAACGTTGTGTAGAAATATTGACTGCATGCGATTTACACCTCAACCTACGTCCCTTCTTTCATAAATACGTCGCTCAGGACCATGTGCCCTTTTCATACAGAGAGACGGATGAgatctctctctcgttctcagTTGCATTCTTCATGGTCATTTGCTAGGATTGAATGATTGCTGTCTTCTCTTGGGAGTGTTGTGATTAATCTACAGCTGCTCTGACATCTTTTCAAAGctttatcgtttctatagcaacgcTTTATTGGCAGGGACTCGTTCACTTGGCAGCTCACGAACCGAATGTTTACTTGTTGATATTTCCGTAaaagagatgtttatttaataaaggtGTAGCGTTGATTAGAGCGATTgtgtggtgtaagaggaataaaacacttcaggatatGCTGTTCTAGGAAATTAAGCAACCACCTGGAGCACCATAGCAACCAAAGACCTAGCAACACCTGAATACCATAGCAACCACATAGGATTCCATAGGAAAAAATCTAGCAACACCAAAACTGGAACACCAGAATACCACAACAACCACATAGGATTCcactatattgccaaacgtTTGTGGAAACCTGGTGAGAAGTTTGAAAGGTGCTtattgagcatcacattccacacttagtcctaatttgctcttatCATTTCCCCCACACTTCTgtgaagatgctccactagattttggagtgtgcttgtagacatTTCAGtaacactgtcatgctggaacaggtttgagctTCCAAGTTCCAAGTCAACGCAAAATTGCAttatccaaagacgtcttatacaattgtgcacctccagctttgtggtaacagtttgtagaagaaccacgtatagcaggaaagatcatgtgtcccaatacttttgtcaatatagtgtaggATTGCAAATGAAAGGCTTAGTAACCTCctgaaatacaaaataaagaaattacatAGCAACTACCTAAAATACCAGAATACCATAGCAACCACATAGGCGTCCATATGGAAGGATTAGCAACACTCTAGAACCCTCCTGGAATAACAGAATTCCATAGCAACCACAGAGGATTCCATGCGAATCTAAATTCACTCAACCACCGGAAAAACTATAGCTACCATGTGGAACGCGCTAGCAACCATCTAGGATTCCTTTTAATAAACCTTACGACATCTTGGCAGCCATCTAGAAACGACACTTTTCATGGGCAGAGAATCTCGACTTCATCACACATCTCTGTCTTGTAATCAACccttgttgattattttcctaaaacggCACGACACGGGGTGGCCCCGAGGGACCCGCTTTTATTTCAAGGATGCTGGCGAGAGATAAAAGGTCCTCATTGCAAAACTAATGCACCATGTAACGTGAGCGCTGCAAAAACAAGATCCACCGGAGGAATTTTTCTTCATGTTCAAGTTTCAGTAAAATCTAAGACTCAACAGTGACAGTAAGAGACACCTCGGGAAGTAAACGGGAGAGAAACAATTAACATGGATCACCAAACCTcaaaggttctttaaaaagctCCTACAAAGTGTGTATTAAATAAGAAGAGCTAATGGACTACGTAATAGAAAACCAAATGATAATCAAATATCACTTGGAGTTTGGGTTCTTCAGCAGTTCTTGAAGGGTTTGACAGATTATTGAAGGTGTTCTAGCTTCAAATTTTTTCACCAAGCGCGAAGAGAAATGAAAACATGGCACAACACAGCTGTACAAGCAAGGAAGAGCAAAACATGGCTGCATGCTGGGTTTCAACCAACAACCAGCTGACAGTAAAATCTTGATCGGTCTCAGCACTGAATTCAatacataaaacaaagaaaagaccaccatatttgttttaatgagtTTATAAAATCAGATTAATATATATCTGGCAACCAGATTGGAAAGCAATGCAAGGGCTTAACAACACTATAACAACCACCTACAACTAGCAACCTTTTTGGGATTATCAATCACCTGGAATAGCATGAGAACTACACAGCAACACCTTAGCAGCCATGAAGAATTTCATAGGAAGCATCTAGCAACACGGTTGTATCACCCGGGATTACTTAGCAACCAATAATAACCACTCTAGTGAACACTTGTAATGTAATTGCAACAGTCAAGCAACATTATACAGCAGCAACCACCTAAATGACCAGAGAAACTTCTTGGAGTATGCGAACAACCACCTAAAAACATAACAACCTACAGCACCAATGCATGTAATAACCACCTAGCTATACACTAGCACCACCTGGAGTACCATGACAAccatttttaaacactgtagTGACCAACTGTGATGCATAGTAACATAGTAACCTGTTAGAATTAGCGATGAGAAGATCGAaccattttagtgactcggttctttgaatcttttcTGTCATTTAGgtcatttcgttcctttgatcagaaattaaataaaatggtacattttcaataagcagatcccccaaaCACGTCTACGTAcatgactatagttccaatagtttatatatgtatatataactgcatagagtttatgggagtcacgtgacaaaagaacaaatgacTCGGACCAGACGACTCACAAGACGAACGACTcacttctgtttcctgtgtaatgcactatatatagtataaaggaATAGGGTAAAGGAAGGGACGGCTCTGACTAGAAGAGTTCGAGAGGTGAAATACTCGATTCTGATTCCTGTACAAAACCTACGGAGATTTGGTGATGCTTTGCTCGTGCGCTTCCAGTCGAAAATGAGCGAATCACTCTTTAaaacgactcgttcttctgagtcacaataaagactcgttcaaaatgaatcAATTGCTCATAAACGATCCATCACTATTCAGCGATTAAATAGGAATATTCCAACAACCGCCTACCATAGCAACCACCTTGTATTACCATAGCAACCACCTAAAAGAGGTAGAGGGTAGAGAAGTCTGCACTGCAAGAGCCTCTGCCTGATGCCATCATGATGCCTGATGCTGCCACCATACTCTCACCAGATAAACCTGCATTTGGGAAATGTTTTAGATTAGTTCTTGCTCCTACTACACCCTCAGGATGGTGGGTTTTCCGAGACCGAGATTGGGAACTTGGCCATGGCTGTAACAGAAGGTTTCTGCCGGGTTCTTGATTACTGATGATGCTGTGACTTTATGGTGCAAACCtttgtggaaacctgagcataagattggtatgtgcttcttttttcaagatcctatttcacatttgctgttataataatgtccactcttctgggaagatgttctactagattttgtggagagttgtggaaagtcaggtactgatgtaagtgaggtgaggaggcctgggatgcagtcaaatgttcacatttatccttGTTTAGTTTAGAGCTCTACAGAAGGCGatttaagatcttccagtccaaaccatgaaaagcagatcttcatggagatgagTTTTTgtacaggaacattgtcatgctagaacagttttgggtattatttattatttaccttttttttttttttacttttacagatCCTAATGTTAAAGATGATCTCCAACCACACATCTTCTCATCACTGCAAACCGTCGATGATTCCTCGCCTGCCCAGCCGAGAGTTACAGATGGACTGTAACTTCTTCCTGATCGCCATTCGCCTGGCCTCTCTTAATCAGATTCTGGACCCGTGGGTTTATCTGCTCCTCAGGGAGATCCTGTTGAGGAAGTTCTGCCAGGTGGCCAACGCAGTGTCTAATTGCTCACTGGATGGACAGAAAGAGACTCAGAAGGAAACAGCTCCGGACACTGTGAAGAATCCAGCCAAGGAGAACGAGGAGTGCAAGAAACTGTCTTCTCCTGATCCTGATCTTGGTGGAAGTACAGAAGCTTGACTGCAGCTAATTATAAAAAAGTGTGGGTTTTGTTTTGTCGCTCAAGGACGAGAAAATCGTGATGAATAACGGCGACTTTCTGGATTTCAGCGTGAAACATGAGCGAGTCCAGCATGCCATCGCTTGTAAAAGCAGCTCGATCCGATCCCTCGGCGCCGGAGTCCGTAAATGAATGTGATCCTGTGAGCGAAACACCGCAGTACAGAGATCTGGACCTGTTCTTGTTAACACGTTGCTTAACAAATACAAGTCGACATATTCCAGAAGCGCCGGTTGTTATAATGGTCTCAGAGCGAGAGAAGGTTTAGCCGGATTGAGTTATCCGGGGTAATTACAGGCCTCGTGTGGACTCTGAGAAACTGTGAGGAGATTTTTCTCTGAAGGTTATTATCTATAATAAACTATGAAACATGTACATATCCATATCTGTTATAACCTTTGACTGAGCAATGAAAGCTCAATAACGCTTCGCAGCCTCACAGAATTCCAGAGGTAGGTTTGGAATGTacagtttataattttttagagCTTCATTATGCATTATGGTGCATTATAAGTAGCGCTATTAACATGAGCATTGAAGCCTTCGTTTATAGTTCATTAGGACGCCAATCGTTTTTCTGATTTAATAAATGcctttgttttaaatttgtgCCAAAACTGGCTGATGATTaacagctcagtggttaagatgctggTCTTTTGATCGGAAGGGCaccagttcaaatcccagcaccaccaagctgccactgttcgGATAAATGAGATAATCGTATCTCGCTCTGGagaagggcgtctgccaaaagcCCTGATCAAGAAACGGCGTTAATTTGAAGACTGTGGATTTCAATTGTAGAAATACGCaaataaagtcgaaatatttgAACCCTGGATGAAGCTAATGTACTAGCGATGTCGTAGACGTCGAGCGCATCAGTGTTTCACTCGATTTCTTTGATCATCATTCTCGTAAACTCTCGTGAACCAACGTCTCGTCTACGAATAGCACGCAGATGTGACTATCGAAATCcttcacactgcaaaaaaagaggaagtttccttaatatctgtgttttttttcttctgaataaaTTGTTTCCTACGTCACCGCTGCAGTGTTCGTTTAGTGATTATAACTGACGGCGATGCGCCAAAAGATGAATCATTTTCTTATTGCTAAATGCTAACCTGAAGTAGGATTCGTTCATTAAGTAGAAAATCGtaaattttatacaaaacagCTTAACGTTTCTCTTAACGTTTCGACGttattctcaaaatataaaaattttattctcaaaatataatttttttttcctcaaaatatttcaaatttattttcctcaaaatatttcgactttattctcgtaaatTCGACTTTCTTCTCGTAATTTCGATTTTCTGctcaaattatttttactttattcttgtaagctacaactttattctcaaaatatttcgacTTCATTCTTGTATTGCTATGACTTTATTCACATAATCTtcaatttgtacattttatttatttttttttacgtggcACTAAAACGTCATAATTTTAGGTAATTTCTTGGTAAAATTCAATacaattggcacaaattaaaatctatagattggggattttttttaaggGTCAGAGCTCAGGGTAAGCAATAAAACAGTGCCCCCTAGGGAAAAAAgttgttaagggccttgctgaagggcccaaaagtggacGCTTGGTGGTGCTAGGGTTGGAAACATCAACTTTCAGACTCTTAGACACTGAGTGACAATATTGGTGACCAAATGTGTCTTAAACATGGCTTTAATTTACCTCAAATCAGTAGCCATAGTTGCGaggcagctttaaagaaatctACATGAACATACAGATCTttgagagaaaacaaacaaaaaaaggtgtaaaaaaaaaaaagaaaagaaaagaaaaggacgGTCTAAAAGTGTggagggtttatttatttatttatttattgtctaaGTTTGCGactttgaattgaattattttttatttgtttaaccgATAGCGTTCTGTCTGTTATGAAAAAGATCCAAtaggtacactatatggacaaaagtatgtggacgcCTGACTGTAACATTGGTATGTcctactttttgaacatcccattccacatttagatctccactcttctgggaagatgtttcactagattttgtggacattGAGATTCAttgagccacaagggtgttagtaaagtccaaTCCAtcattcaatagggttggatctctatagcgggagatcttctactccaaccgatggaaagcagatcttttgCAAAcattgtgtcatgctggaaatgGGTTTTGTGTCTCCTACTTCATGTGAAAAGAACATTTCATGCTAATGCATCCAAAGATTTCTATACGATtgtttgtggttacagtttgcaGAAAAGTcgggtgttccaatacttttggacatgccttgtaagtgtgtgtgtgtgtgtgtgtgtgtgtgtgtgtgtgtgtgtgtgtgagagtccatTTTATGTATTAAACTAAGCTGTGAGATGATTGTTTTTGCAACCAACGAATCaattaaggaataaaacactctgtGATCAGGAAATAATCGACGACAGGGTACTTACTGTTATGAAACCTACTTCATTTTGTCTCTGCAGAGAACagcaatatactgtattttataaaacaggAAGATTCTACAGGAAGTGCAAAATTTTACACTTCaatctcattttatttttttcattccgGCGAACGAATGGGTCAATATGCTGCCTGTTGTGCACAAAGGTGTCTCCTGATTCTGTGAATGTATTATGATCTCGAgtggtggttttttttgttgcatttatgaGTGTTTGCATGTTCCAACTCTGTCCTTCACACCTTCTTTTCATCCTTTTTGGCTTCTGAGTGCAATCCTAAGCAACATACCAACGTGCTGTTTGTCCTTGAACCGGTTTCATTCCTTAGTTAACGTTTGCAAACACAACTGAGAACATTCTAACATGCTTATCACAACCAGAACATCGCAGAGGTTTATGTGAGGTGGTGGCATAGCGCCTCCAAATTGGGAAGCTTTGGAATGGATGTGGAAAAACAATTGTTGTTTTTGGAGCTTGTCCATGGCTTGGAGCACTTCCCTGGAATTAATTGGTTATAGCAAACAAAAAGAACGTCTAGGTGGAGATACTGTATCTACGACATACAGAAAAATTTCCAGTGCAAAGTCTTGGGGACGGGAAAAGGTGATTTGGAGTGGAAAT
It encodes:
- the ptger3 gene encoding prostaglandin E2 receptor EP3 subtype isoform X2 — translated: MTSKCESDSPSNRSSGDAMLESNVSRSEHNGGRSATCGSVSVAYPITMMVTGMVGNLLAIILVSNAYRRKENKRKQSFLLCIGSLALTDLFGQLLTSPIVISVYRAELQWERVDASGTLCSFFGVCMTTFGLCSLFFASAMAVERALAITAPHWYSNSMKTTVTKHVLVSIWCLLLCFALLPIIGVGKYTLQWPGTWCFISTGDSDVSGNTFFAVTFAALGISSLLVTFSCNVVTIRALVARCRGKPSASQWSRHWERLTTETVIQLMGIMCVLLVCWSPLLFKSQLEENLNKSRCLRNKVLLSQRCGTIFNNERLCIIKSNKLSDVQFLFIVLFFFLPFYFGIRVGESLPAGRSWNAGALTVLPSAI
- the ptger3 gene encoding prostaglandin E2 receptor EP3 subtype isoform X1, which translates into the protein MTSKCESDSPSNRSSGDAMLESNVSRSEHNGGRSATCGSVSVAYPITMMVTGMVGNLLAIILVSNAYRRKENKRKQSFLLCIGSLALTDLFGQLLTSPIVISVYRAELQWERVDASGTLCSFFGVCMTTFGLCSLFFASAMAVERALAITAPHWYSNSMKTTVTKHVLVSIWCLLLCFALLPIIGVGKYTLQWPGTWCFISTGDSDVSGNTFFAVTFAALGISSLLVTFSCNVVTIRALVARCRGKPSASQWSRHWERLTTETVIQLMGIMCVLLVCWSPLLILMLKMISNHTSSHHCKPSMIPRLPSRELQMDCNFFLIAIRLASLNQILDPWVYLLLREILLRKFCQVANAVSNCSLDGQKETQKETAPDTVKNPAKENEECKKLSSPDPDLGGSTEA